One Peromyscus leucopus breed LL Stock chromosome 4, UCI_PerLeu_2.1, whole genome shotgun sequence genomic region harbors:
- the LOC114710093 gene encoding olfactory receptor 1030-like encodes MKVYSGTKHNGTEATEFILLGLSTRPELQPILFMVFLMVYLITLTGNFGMILLIRFTPRLQTPMYFFLTHLACVDIFYSTNVSPQMLVNFLSEKKTISYIGCLAQCFIFVTLLLTEYYMLGAMAYDRYMAICNPLHYSTKMSRPVCICLVTFPYIWGSMVGTMQVILTSRLSFCGPNTINHFYCADPPLLMLTCSDTYIKQTALFVSAGINLTGSLLIILISYIFIFITIMRIRSSEGQRKAFSTCGSHLTAVTMFYGSLFCMYLRPANERSVEQGKIVAVFCIFVSPMVNPFIYSLRNKDVKQALKRIFIRNLCKVEKSSAPTVSH; translated from the coding sequence ATGAAGGTGTACTCAGGCACAAAGCACAATGGCACTGAGGCCACTGAGTTCATTCTTCTGGGACTTAGCACGCGACCAGAACTGCAACCGATTCTCTTCATGGTATTTCTCATGGTTTACCTCATCACACTGACAGGGAACTTTGGCATGATCTTATTAATCAGGTTCACTCCCCGGCTGCAAACCCCCATGTATTTTTTCCTGACCCACTTGGCATGTGTGGACATTTTTTATTCTACCAATGTCTCTCCTCAGATGCTAGTCAACTTTCTATCTGAGAAGAAAACCATTTCTTACATTGGGTGTCTGGCTCAGTGCTTCATTTTTGTCACGCTGCTCTTAACTGAATATTACATGCTTGGTGCCATGGCCTATGACAGGTACATGGCAATTTGCAACCCCCTGCATTATAGTACGAAAATGTCCCGTCCAGTTTGTATTTGCCTGGTCACTTTTCCCTACATCTGGGGTTCTATGGTGGGCACAATGCAGGTGATATTGACCTCACGTCTATCCTTTTGTGGACCCAACACCATCAACCATTTCTACTGTGCTGACCCGCCCCTCTTGATGTTAACATGTTCTGACACTTATATCAAGCAAACCGCCCTGTTTGTGTCAGCTGGGATTAATCTCACAGGTTCCCTTCTCATCATTCTCATCTCCTACATTTTTATCTTCATCACCATCATGAGGATCCGTTCCAGTGAAGGGCAGAGAAAGGCTTTCTCCACATGTGGCTCACACCTGACAGCTGTCACTATGTTCTATGGGTCCCTCTTCTGCATGTATCTGAGACCAGCAAATGAGAGGTCTGTTGAGCAAGGCAAAATTGTGGcggtgttttgtatttttgtgagtCCCATGGTGAATCCATTTATTTATAGCCTGAGGAACAAGGATGTGAAACAGGCTCTAAAAAGAATATTCATAAGAAACCTCTGCAAAGTGGAGAAAAGTTCAGCACCTACAGTTTcccattaa